Part of the Sandaracinaceae bacterium genome, CGCGGGCTGGGTCGGTCTGCTGCGCGGTACGCAGTTCGACACCGAAGAGCTGCGCGCCTCGACCGGTGCCACCTGGTCCATCGTGTTGCTGCACCACGTCCTTGCCGGCGTCCTGACCGGGGGCGTCGCGTACTGGCTGTTCATGAGCGGCTTCGTCGGCGAGGTCGACGAGCGCAGCGCGAAGGTGTGCGCCTCGGTCATCGCGTGCTGCGCCGCTGCCGACTCGGCGGCCCCCTTCGAGCTGCTGGGTCGCCGCTATCTGATCCAAGGCCACCTCGCACCCCTGCTCAGCCGCGCCGCGCGCTTCGGCGACGTCTTGGTGATCATCGTGTTCAGCGTCGTCTTCGCGGTCTTCCACGGCAACTCCGAGGGCACGGGGGACGCGGCCGAGTGGTGGCTCATCACGCTGGGCCTGGGCGCTGGTCTCGGCGCGTTGTTCACGCCGTTCATGGGCGCGGACGAATCCGAGAACGGCCGCTTCCTGGCGCTGGTGGGCATCATCACGTTCGCGTCGGGCGCCGCCTACTTCCTGCGCCTGAGCCCGCTGGCGGTGAACGTGGTGCTGGGCATCTTCCTGGTGAACCTGAGCAAGAGCGGGCGCAGCATCCGGGCCACGCTGCAGAGCACCGAGAAGCCCATGGCGCTCGTGCTCATGATCCTCGCCGGCGCGCTGTGGAAGCCCTCCCCGTGGCTGCCGACCCTGGTGGGTCTCGCCGCGTTCGTGGCGCTGCGCCTGGTGGGCAAGTGGCTGGGCAGCTGGGTCGGCGCCCGTGGCAGCGATCTGCGCCGCGATCTGTATCGCGGGCTCCTGGCCCATGGCTCCGTCACCGTGGCGATGGTGGTCTCGTTCCGCCTGGTGTACGAGCGCGTGTTCCCGAACAGCGTGGCGATCGACATCGCCTACTCGGTCATCCTGGGCTCCGTCATCCTCAACGACCTGGTGGCGCCACGCGTGTTGCGCGCGCTGCTGGTCGACGCGGGTGACTTGGACCGCGAGCTGGCGGACAGCGCAGATGCCGACAAGGACGGCGACGGCATCCCGGATGGCGAGCAGGACGGAATGCTGTCCGGCATCGTCCCGGTGGGGGTGGCCATCTCGCTGCCGCGCCCGCCGCAGCTGCCACGTGAGAGCGCCCGCCCGCACGAAGACGAAGACGACGACACGGAGAAGGACGGCTACTGATGTACATCGTCGTGATAGGCCTGGGCGAAGTCGGCCGACACCTACTGAGCGTGCTCGACCACGAGGGACACGACGTCGTCGCCGTGGACGCTTCCGCCGAAGCCGTGGCGTATGCGGAGGAGCACTACGACGTGGCCAGCATCATGGGCTACGGCGCCAGTCAGGACGTCCTCGACCGCGCCGGTGTCGCCCGCGCCGACATCGTCGTCGCCGTGAGCAACCACGACGAGGTCAACTTGATCGCCGCGCTCGCTGCCAAGCAGCTGGGCGCGAAGCAGGCCGTGGCGCGCGCGCAAGGGGATGAGTGGGCCAACTGGACCGAGGGCATCCGCTATGGGTTGCTCGGCGTGGACGTCGTCATCAACCCGCGCGTGCTGGTGGCGCAGGAGCTGGCGCGCGTCGCTCGCTCACATGGCGCGAGTGACGTCATCGACCTCTCGCAGGACCGCGTGGAGCTGGTGCAGATCGAGCTCGCTGGCGAGTCGCGCCTCTTCAACAAGGCGCTGAAGAGCATCGACATGCCGACCAACGCGCTGGTCGCGGCGATCGTCCGCGACGGGGTGCTCGAGGTGCCTGGCGGCGACGACGTGTTTCAGAAGGGCGACCGCGTGTACCTGATCGGCTCGCCCGACGGCGTGCTCTCGGCCGAGCGCTTGTTCAGCCGCACGCGCGAGGCGCGGCGCGTGTGCATCGTCGGCGGTGGCGTGGTGGGCAAGTCGCTGGCGCGCGAGCTGAAGCGCTCGGGCGCGAAGGTCATGCTGATCGAGAAGGACCGTGAGACCGCGGAGGCCATCAGCGTGGAGCTGGACGGAATCGACGTGGTACACGGCGACGGCACGCACCAAGGGCTGCTCGAAGAGGAAGAGGTGGACACCTACGACCTCTTCTGCGCGGTGACTGCCATGGACGAGGTCAACCTGATGGCGTCCCTGCTCGCGAAGCGCATCGGCTGCCACCGCACGGCCGTGACGGTGCAGCGCGCCGACTACGTGCCCATCTACAAGCAGCTGGGCATCGACATCGTGCTCTCGCCGCGCACCGTCGCGAGCGACCACATCCTCCGCTTGTCACGCGGCGGGGTGCTGCACAGCCTGACGGTGCTCGAGAACGGACAGGCCGAGGTGGTGGAGCTGACGGTGAGCTCGCACAGCCCGGCCGTCGGGCGCGAGCTGACCAAGATGCGCGACCTGCTGCCGCATGGCGCCCTGCTGGGGGCCATCATCCACGGCGACCGCGTCGTCATCCCGCGCGGCAGCACCAAGCTCACCGCCGGTGACCGCGTGATCGTCATGACCAAGAGCCACGCGCGCAAAGCGGTCGAGCGCCTCTTCCGTCCGAGGCACACTTGAAGCGCGAGCGCCCCGTGAACCTGCGACGTCTCCGTCAGAGCGGCGCCCTCGCGCTGTTCGTGGGCGCGTTCGTGCTCGGCTACGCCGTCCTGGCAGGCCTGTTCGACGGGCTGCCGCTGGCTCGGAGCGAGAGCACGCTCTTGCTCGTCGGCACAGCCTCGCTGGTCTACGGCCTCGTGGCGCGTCACAACGAGCGCGACTACCGCGCCGTGTTCCGACCGGCCGGTGCGGTGGTGATCGGCCTCGGCGCTTGCATCTGGCTGTGCCTGGTGCTGGCGTTCTTCTTCGAGTTGGCGGACCCCGACCCCGACCTGCCGAGCGCCACGCAGGGCTATGTGGCGCTGGGCCTGGCTGGCGGCACGGCGCTGGTGCTGGGCGCCGTGATGGTATGGATCGGCGAGGTCCGGAAGCGCACCAACTTCTCGCGCCGTGAGGCCATCCTGGCGGTATGCCTGATCTGGGTCGCCGCCAGCCTGGTGGGCGGACTGCCGTTCCTTTACGGCGCGCGCATGAGCGCGACCGACTCGTTCTTCGAGGCGGTGAGCGGGCTCACCACCACCGGCGCCACGGTCATCACCGACATCGAGACGCGCCTCTCGCGCCCGCTCCTCCTGTGGCGCTCCGTGATCCAGTGGCTGGGCGGCATGGGCATCGTCGTGTTGTTCGTGGCGGTCTTCCCGAACGTCGGCGTGGGCGGCAAGCACATGTTCCGCGGCGAGGTCCCGGGCGCCACGTCGGAGGGTCTGCGCCCACGCATCGCAGAGACCTCCGTCGCGCTGTGGAAGCTCTACGCGGCGCTCACCGTGATCCTGTGGGTCGCGTTGCGCATCACGGGCATGAGCACGTTCGACGGCCTGTGCCACGCGCTCACCACGATGAGCACGGGGGGCTTCTCGACCCTCGACAGCTCGATGGGGGGCTTCCAGAACCCGGCGGCCGAGTACGTGGTGGGCATCTTCATGGTCATCGCCAGCGTGAACTACGCGCTGTACTACGCGCTGCTGCGCGAGCGCTCCCCCAAGCGCCTGCTCCACAACGTGGAGTTCAAGGTGTTCTTGGTGATGGTGGTCGGCGCCACGCTGGCGCTGACCGCCATGTTGCGCAGCAGTGGCGTGCACGCGGACCTCGAGCTGGCGTTCCGCCGCTCGCTGTTCCTTGTGGGCACCACCGTCTCGTCCACGGGCTTCGGCACGGACAACTACACCGTCTACACCTCCCCTGCGTTCGGCCTGATGGTGTTCATCATGTTCATCGGCGGCTGCAGCGGGTCCACGGCCGGGGGCATCAAGGTCGAGCGCGTGGTGCTGTTGTTCAAGCAGTCCGTAGCGCAGGTGAAGAAGAGCTTCCGCCCCAGCTCCGTGCTCAACGTGCGCATGGGTCGCGCCGTGGTGCAGAGCGAGATCCTGGCCGACGTCGCAGCCTTCTTCTTGATCTACATGGGGTGCATGGCCGGCGGCGCCTTCGTGGTGTGTTGGATCGAGCACTGCCCCGTGCCCACCAGCTTCGGAGCGATGCTCACCACGCTCAGCAACATGGGCCCCAGCCCCTTCCACGACCTGCCCTGGGCGGCGGGGGCGGACAACGCCGCCATCGTGCACTCGGACAACTTCGCCCACTACCAGCCCGTCACCAAGGTGGTCTTCTGCTTGAGCATGCTGCTCGGCCGCCTCGAGTTCTTCACCATCTTCGCGCTGTTCGTGCCAGGGTTCTGGAAGCGTTGACATGAGCGGTCACGGCACACACGCGGCCCCGCGCCGGCACGAAGGACGCTCACTACGGCAGCTGCTGATCGTCGTCGCGCTCGTCGTGGTGCTGGTCTACCTGCACCAGTGGGCGGGCAGCGCGATGTTCGGCGACCTCGACCCCACGGCCATGTTGGCCCTCGGGTTCGTGGTGCTGGGCAGCTACACCATCGGCGCGCTGGCCGAGGTGGTGCGCCTGCCGCACATCACCGGATACTTGCTGGCGGGCCTGTTCTTCGGGCCGTCCATCGCGCACTCGCTGTTGCCCGCGCTCGCGTCGCTGCTGGGCTTCGGCGCGCCCTGGCCACCGTTCGATCGTGGCGTGCTCAACGAGAACGTCGTCCACCAGCTGAAGCTCTTCGACACGCTGGCGGTCGCCCTCATCGCCATCAGCGCGGGCGGCGAGCTCAAGCTGAACGCCTTGCGCGAGGGGCTGCGCGCCATCGTGGGCATCATGCTCGGGCAGTACGTGCTCGTGATGTTGGTCATCACGGGCTTCGTGGTCGCCATCAGCGGTGTGTTCCCCTCCATCGCGCTCCCCGGGCTGACGGTCCCCACGCCGGCCGCGGCGATCGGCTTCGGCATCCTCGTCAGCGCCATCTCGTTCGCCACGTCGCCGTCGGCGACCTTGGCCGTCATCAACGAGACCGGGGCCTCGGGCCTGATGAGCCGTACCGTGCTCAGCTCCGTCGTCCTCAAGGACGTGGTGGTCATCGTCACGTTCGTCGTGGGTAAATACGTGGCGGCCACCATGCTGGGCGCCGAAGTGGAGGACATCGGGCCGTTCTTGGTGCAGCACGTCGGCGGCGGCGTGGGGCTCGGCATCGTGCTCGGCGTGGGATCGCTGTTCTACCTACGCGTGCTCGGCAAGGAGCTGCTGCTCTTCATCGTCGGCCTGGTCTACACGGCCACCTTCGTCGCCGAGCAGCTTCACGCGGACAAGATGCTGATGTTCCTGATGATGGGCTTCATCATCGGCAACTTCAGCAAGGCCGGAGAGCAGCTGATCGAGAAGGTGGAGCAGCTCGCGCTGCCCACGTACGTGGTCTACTTCACCCTCGCAGGCGCGGGGCTGCACCTCGACCAGCTGCTCGCGACGCTCACCTTCGCGCTGTCGCTGGTCGTGCTGCGCGCCATCGCCATGTACTTGGGCGTTCGGTTCGGGGGTGGTATCGGGCGCGCGGATCCCGCCACCATGCGGTACGGCTGGCTCGGCTTCCTGGCCCAAGCGGGCGTGTCACTGACGTTGGCCAACCAGCTGGGGGGCCTGCACGGCGACATTGGCGTGGCGCTCGGCACGATGGTCATGGGCGGCATCGCGGTGAACGAAGTGCTGGGGCCCGTCCTGTTCAAAGTGGCCATCAGCCTCGCGGGGGAGGGGCGCGCTGCCCCCACGGAGGAGAGCGACGACATCCCGCACCTCAGCGTGCCACCTCCGCCATCGAGCAGCGTGCATCCCGCGCCCATCGGTAGTGACGCCCCCCCCGACGACGACGCGCTCCGAACGTGGCCCGAGCAGGAACGCAAGAACCCATGGGGCAAGTCACTCCACTCGGGCTCGGCGTCGCTGGATCAGCGCGTACGGGACCTCGAGCTGGACCTGCACGCGATCGTGCGCGACGTCTCGTCTGGTCCGCTGCGCGAGTGGCGCGCGGACGGAGAGGCGTACCTGCGCGCCCTGCGGCGAGAGTTCCTCCGGCACCACCGGCGCATGACGGTGCGCGCGCGCACGAGCAAGAGCGAGAACCCCGCCGAGGCAGCCGCTGCGCTGCGCAGTGAGCAGGCAGAGCTGGCCGAGCGCTGGCGTGGCATCGTGTTGGGCCGCGGCGCACGCATCACTCAGGTCACCTGGCAGCCCGAGGACATCGTCGAGGCGCTCGACACCATCGTGGCGGCGCTGCCACAGACGCTGACGGTCCCGTACGACCCGCAGAGCTTCACTGGGCGTAGCGACGAGACGCTGTTCCAGTCCGCGCAGCGGGGTCTGCTCGTGACACGTCGCGCTGCGCTGCGCGTGCTTGGCCAGCCCGAGCCAAAGCGCGAGCTCGCGCTGCGCGACCTGGGACGCTTTCACTTGAGCGGCACGGCGCCCGACAAGCTCCAAGCGCTCATCGCGCTCTTCGTGCAAGGGGACCGCCACCTCGCCAACCGCACCCGCAGCATCTTCGACGCCATCGTGCGGGGCTACGATCAGCTGGCGACGCAGCTGGATCAAGAAGTGCAGCTGCTCGAGGCCCAGAGGGCGCGCAGCGCGCGACGAGCCTCCGAGAGCGCCTCCGCGTCCCCCGCCACCGACGCCGAGACCACCCCCGTGCTCCCCGAGGGCACGCCCGCGGAGGGGATCCCCCTGCTCGGTATCGGCGGCCCTCCGAGCAGCGAGCTGACGCGGCTCTCGTCCAGCCCACCGCCCCCGGCCATCGACGTGGAGGCGCGCCTGAAGCTGCTGCGCGCGGACATCGAGGAAGAGCTCGCCATCGGGCTCGAGGAGGTGCGCCGCATCGCGCAAGACGGCACGCTGCGCACCGCCACGGCGCTGGCCAACGGGCTGAAGGCCTTGAAGCGCGACACCGCCATCTATGGCACCTACCACCTACCGGCGCGCAAGCGCCGCAGCAGCCGCGTGTTCGCGCGCCGGCTGCGCGCCATCGAGATGCTCAGCGCCGACATCGTGGCGCACCGCCGCGCGAGCTCCGCCACCTACGGCATGCTCGCGATGGAGCTGGAGCTGGTGGGGCTCGAGGCCCGCGTGAAGGACGTGATGCTGGACCACAGCCAGCGCCTCGAGGGTGAGCTGCAGCGCCGCGTGCACCAGAAGGTGGAGCGCGTGCAGCAGTCCATGGCGGACGCCATCCACAGCTTCCACCACGCGCTCGCCACCGAGCAGGCGGGGGAGAGCCTGGCTGCGCAGGTTCGCCTGCTGACCGAAGACACCGAGCGCACCGCCGCGGAGGCCAGCCGCGTGGTGCTGCAGCTGCACGACGAGCTGCGTGACGAATCGAAGGTGGCCCCCCTGCTGGACGCCCTGACGGTCTCGGCGAGCGCGCTCACCAATCGGTACGACGTGCTCGAGGGGCACGTGGGCACGGGCGAGTGGAAGCTACCGGCCGCGCTCGAGCCTGTGGAGGTGGCGTTCCGCGACATCGTCCAGGCGCGCATCGACGCGCACATCGGGCCCGAGCTGCGCGCCACCACGCACGAGATCGCGCGCCAGGTGCAGCCACTGCTGGCCGCGCTGCAGGACCTGGAGCGCAAGCTGGCGTTCAACACCGAGCTGGCCACCAGCGAGCTCGACGTCGTCGCCGACGAGAAGATCCCACGCGAGGTGCGCGAGCTGCTGGCGGAGATGATCGGCGGCCCGCTCGAGCGCCACAAGTCCATCATCGACGACTTCGTGCAGCGCTCGGCCGAGTGGCCCGCGGAGTTCGGCGCGCGCCTGCGAGACGCCGTGAAGCAAGAGCTGCGCGAGCTCCGCAGCCTGCTGGCCGACGGTGAGTTCTCCCGAGCGCGCCTGCGCGAATTCCGGCGGGAGACCGAGAGCCGCAAGCTCCGCCACCGCGCGGAGCAGCTCCCTGGGGCGCTCCAGCGCCTGCGCCGGCAGTTCTCTCGCTCGGTGCGCGTGGTCGCTGGGGAGGAGCGCTTCGAGCGGTGGCGCGAGACGCTGGGTCTGCGCGGGGTGGTCCGGTCCACCGCGCTGGACCCCAAGTCGTTTGCCGCGCCGGCGCCTCGCGCCGACCTGCCGGTCATCTACCGGCGCCTTTTCTCGGCGGACACCATGGAGGCTGGCGACGTCCTCTTGGGCCGGGAGCGCGAGATCCACCACGCGCAGGAGATCCTCTCGCGCCGCGTGAAGGGGCGCATGCGCAGCGTGGCGCTGGTCGGTATCGACGGGGTCGGCAAGGCCGCCGTGTCCAACGCCATCGTGCGCACCGGGCGCTTCAAGCAGGTTCGCCGCGTGACGCTGAGCGCCCCCTCGGACGCGAGCGTGTTCGAGGAGGTCGTGCGCGCCGGCTCCGAGGGGCAGCTGGTCGTGGTCGACGGCGTGCACTGGTTGCTCAGCGCAGAGCCCGGCGGCTTCGAACCGCTGCGTCGCTTCGCGGACATCGTCATCGCCGATGGCGGACGGCACGCGTGGCTGCTCCACGCCGACGAGGTGTTCTTCCGCTACGCGAGCAGCGTCGCGCCGCTGGCCGACGCGTTCCCCGACCGCATCCGCCTCGAGCCCCTCTCACCCGAAGCGCTGCGCGGCGCCGTCATGGACCGCTCGAGCCACAGCGGGCTCGGCACGTCGTTCGAGCGCGTCGAAGGCGACTCCCGCATCGAAGAGTGGCTGGCACGCTCGGCCAGTCGCCTGCGTGGACCGATGGACCACTACTTTCAAGAGCTGCACGCGGCCAGCGGCGGACTGGTGCGCGATGCGCTGCGGCTGTGGCTGGCGTCCATCCGCGGCGTGCAGAACGACGAGCTGGTGCGCGTCGGGCGCGTGCCCCCCTCCGCCTACGCGGCCCTGTCGCGACTCGCCGACGACGTCCTGATTACGCTCTACCAGATCCACAGGCAGGGCTGGATGCACCCGCGTGTGCTGGCGCACCTGTTCCGCGTGGACCAGGGCGCCGCGCACGCTGAGCTGGCGCGGCTGGCGCACCTGGGGCTGTTGGAGGAGCAGGACGGGCAGGTGTACCGCGTAGAGGTCCACCTACGCGGCGCGCTGGCGCGTGTGCTCATCGAGAAGGGGTGGGTCCGATGAAGCGCGGGCGCACATCCATGCGCGGTGCAGCGTGTGCATTCAGGCGGCTCACTCCGCGGGGCGCTCCGCTGCTCCTGCTCCTGGTGGCGTGGACGGTGGCCCCCGTTGCGAGCAATGCGCAGACCCCCGCGCCGGCTGCACCGGAGAACGGGGGCGGGGCGACCGAGGCCCCGGCGCGCGCCCCGGCTCGCACGCCTGCGCGGCGTCGACCGTCCGCGCGCGCGGACGCGGGGGTAGCGACGCCACCGACGTCCGAAGGTGGCGCGGCGAACGCGGGCGGATCCAGCGGCGGCGAGCCCGGGACCTCCCGCCCTTCGAGCGACGATCGCGCAGACGCGCCACGCGAGGGGAGCGGGGGCGGCCAAGGCAGCACGTCGGGGGCTGGCTCTGCGGGCGCTGGTTCCGCGGAGACGAGCGCACCACGCGATGGCACGGCCCCCGTGGGTGATGGGCAGGCGGGCGCGCCTCGCAGCGGTACCGCGAGCGCAGCGGGGGCCGGGACCTCGGGCAACGGCGGCGCGGAGACCTCTTCACCGGAGGGCAGAGGTTCGGGAGCCGACGGGGAAGGCGAGAGCGGCGCGGCGCCACCGGGCGCGGGCGGCGCGCCGGAGCCGGGAAGCGTCCATGAGGCTTCTGGCGCGGCCAACGCAGGCGGCACCGGCACGCCCAGTGTGGGGGCCCCGAGCGCAGGGCCCACGGCGGAAGCCAACTCGGGGGACGCGGTCGCGCCGCCGACGAACGACGTCGCGGATGCGGGTGTGCCACCGGAGGACGCGGCGCTGGACGCAGGCGTGCCGTTCGTGGACGCGAGTGTCGCCGAAGAGGTCGCGGAGCCGCTCGAGCCCGACGCGGGGCCAGCGACGGCCCCCGTCGAGACCACGGCCCCCCCCGAGGCGGGCGGCGCGGCCCCCACCACGACAGTGGTGCAGGTGCCCATGCCCTTCGTGCAGGCGTCCGAGTCGATCGACCCGTGGGCCGGGCTGCGCGAGGTGATCCCCGGCATCCCGACGGGCGGCATCAAGCCCATCGGCCTGCTGGGTCTGCTCGCTCTGCTGGCGCTGTTTTCGACCTTCATCGAGCGCCTGCGCGGGCGGCTGCTGCGTGACGGCCTGTTGCCCACCCTCCTGGCCGTCACGCAGGTGGTGGTGCGCCTGCTGGCCCTGCTCATCGCGCTGGCGCTGGTCATCCAAGTGGTGCCCGCCAACATCCGCTGGGTCGTGTACTTCATCCTCATCGCCAGCGGCGCCGCGCTGGGCTGGTCCATGCGCGACGTCATGCCCGACCTCATCGCGGGCGTGGTGATCGTCTTCGAGCGGCGCATCCGGCGCGGCATCTGGATTCGGTCCGACAGCTTCTCTGGCGCGGTGGAGCGCGTGGGCCTGCGCTCGAGCTGGCTGCGGGACAGCAAGGGCCACCGTGTGGCGGTGCCCAACCGGCTGCTCATGCAGGCCCCCGTGGTGAGCGACGAAGAAGGCGAGCGCGTGCAGGAGGTGGTGGTGCGGCTCGGCGGCGCAGACGCCGCGGACATCCGACGCGCGCTGCGGGATGCCGTCTTGGCCTCTCCCTGGACCACGCCCGAGAGCGAGCCGCAGGTGCTGCGCGACCCGGTGGACCCGGACCTCTGGCAAGTGCGCGGCCGCCTGCTCTCCGCCAGCTTCGCTTCGTCGTTCCAGGGTCAGCTGCTGGAGCGCGCGGAGGCCCAGCTCGCAGCGCTCCAGGCGCGGTCGCGGCGCACGCGCGAGACCAGCCCTGGCTTCGAAGAGAGCCCGGCTGGCGTGCCCACCACCAAGCACGCCAAGCTGGACAAGGCCGAGAAGTCGGACAAGGCCGACAAGCACGACAAGACCGACAAGACCGACAAGCCGAAGGCCCCCTAGCCCCAACCCCCGCTCCTGGCCCCGACGATGACCGACACGCTTGGCACCCGCTTCCCCGGCCTGGCCCCGCTGCTGCGCGCCGACCTCCTGGGCCCGCTCCCCACCTCGGTGGAGCCGCTCGCACGCCTCAGCCGCATGACCAGCACGGAGCTGTACATCAAGCGCGACGACCGCTCTGCCGCGCACTACGGCGGCAACAAGGCGCGCAAGCTCTCGTTCCTGTTGGGTGACGCCACGCGCGCTGGCGCGGACACGCTGCTCACGGTGGGCGCCTTCGGGTCCCACCACGTCCTCGCGACTTCGGTACACGGGGCGCGCAACGGGTTCGCGGTACACGCGGTGCTGCTGCCGCAGCCGTTCACTCCACACGTCGAGCGCAACATCCTCGCCGGCCTGGGCGCGTCCGCCACGCACCACCCTGTGCGACACTCCGCGCTCGCGGCGGCCGAGGTCGCGCGTGTGCTGGCTCGGTTGCGGCTCTCGCGGCGGCGCCCCTACTTCATCCCGCACGGGGGCACCTCGCCGCTGGGTGCGCTGGGCTACGTGGACGCGGGGCTCGAGCTGGCCGCGCAGGTGGACGCGGGGCTCACGCCCGAGCCGCACGCGGTGTACTGCGCGCTCGGCAGCGGGGGCACGGCCGTGGGTCTTTGCGTGGGGCTCGCCGCCGCGGGGCTGCGTGTGCCGGTGGTGGCGGTGCGGGTCACGCCGCGCTTGGTGGCGCCGCGCGTCATGCTCGACCAGCTGGTGGAGCGCGTGGTGCACGACCTCCACACACGCGACCCGCGCTTCCCGCGCGTGGCCGAGGCCGCCAAGCACCTCATGCACGTGACCGACGAGCAGCGCGGCGCGGGCTACGGCAAACCCGACGACGCGGCGCAGCGCGCGGCCGAGCTCGCGCTGGCGGACGACGTGGAGCTGGACCCCACGTACACGGCCAAGGCCTTCGCGCAGATGCTGCAGCACGCAGAGGGCGAGCGCCGCGGGCAGCGGCTGCTGTTCCTGCACACCCTCAGCTCACAGGATCTCGAGCCGCTGGTCAGCCGCGCCCCCGCCCTGCCCCGCTGGACGGACCGCTACCGCCGCGAGCAACGCTGACGTGCCCCGCTACGACCCACCCATCGAAGACGCGGCGCAGCACGCGCACGACGCCGCCGAGGCACGCGGCGAGCGCGGCTACATGGATCCGCGCAGCGGGCTGTTCGTAATGACGGCCGGCTCGTTGGCAGCGCGCGGGACGTGCTGCGGCTCAGGCTGTCGCCACTGCCCCTACCCCGCCGAAGAACAAGCGGCGAGCGGGCGCCCACGGCTGCGACGGCCCGAGCCCTGAACGGGCACGAGCGGTTCCGCGCGGGGCTGCTACGCTCTCGGGCGTGTCGCAACGGATACTCATCGGGTTGGTGAAGGGCCTCACGCTGGGCGTCCTGCTGGGCTCGCTGTTCCACTTCGGGCTCGGTTGGCGCGTGACCCCTGGGCTGCTGGGCTACCTCATCGCCATGGGCGTGGGGGCCACCGCCGGCATCCTCGCCGGGCGCCCGCCCTGGCTGCACGAGGCGTGGATCGAGAGCCTGCTGAAGGGGGTGTTCGGCCTCGCCGTGGGCGCCGCGGTCTACTGGGTCGCGGTGCGCTTCCTCACGTTCGAGATGGCGTTCGACGTGTTCGGCGCACCCGCAAGCTCGCCGTGGACCTCGCTGCCGCTGCTGTATGCGCCGCCCATCGCCATGCTCTTCGCGCTCATCGTCGAGCTCGACAACGGGGCCAGCAGCAAGCCTGGGGCCGGCAAGCCGGGCATGCCCAAGCCCGGGGCGGGCAAGCCTGGTGCGGCCAAGCCCAAGCCCGCGGGCGGAGGCGCTGGATGAGCGCGCAAAGTGGCGCGGCCAGTTCCGGAGCGCAGGTCCAGGGACCACGCGCCACCCCGCGCACCGACGCCTACCTGGACGACCTGCGCCGCGAGTTCCCGCGGCTACGCATCGTGCACAAGCAGGACCACGCTTGGTCACGCCGCATCGACGCCCTCCTGCGCGCGATCACCTTCGGGGGCCAAGCCGCGTACGTCAGCACCTACACCACGGTGCTGGGCTGCACCATCTATCTGCCCAGCGCGTGGGCCGAGCGCAGCGACGAGGCGCGCTACATCACGCTGCGCCACGAGGCCGTCCACCTGCGCCAGTTCCGGCGCTTCACCGTGCCGGGCATGACGCTCATCTATGGGCTGCCTCTCTTCCCCGTGGGGCTCGCGCTGGGCCGCGCGCTGATCGAGTGGGAGGCCTACCGCGAGACCCTCGCCGCATACGCAGACGTGTATGGCATCGAGGGCGCGCGCGACCCGGCCCTGCACGCGCACATCCGGCTGCAGTTCACGGGGCCCGCCTACGTCTTCATGTGGCCCTTCCCGCGCATGGTCCAGCGTGCCATCGACCGCGAGGTCGCGGCGCTCGAAGCGCATAGACAGACGCCCGCGGCCCCGTGATACGGTCGACGCATGGGGCATCCCGTGCGCCTGGGAGCGTTCTACCTGCAAGACCAGATCGGTCAGGGCGGGATGGGTGCCGTGTGGCGCGGCGTGCACCTGCAGCGGGGTCAGCCGGTGGCCGTGAAGGTGCTCTCGCTCGAGCGTGCTCGCGAGCC contains:
- the trkA gene encoding Trk system potassium transporter TrkA encodes the protein MYIVVIGLGEVGRHLLSVLDHEGHDVVAVDASAEAVAYAEEHYDVASIMGYGASQDVLDRAGVARADIVVAVSNHDEVNLIAALAAKQLGAKQAVARAQGDEWANWTEGIRYGLLGVDVVINPRVLVAQELARVARSHGASDVIDLSQDRVELVQIELAGESRLFNKALKSIDMPTNALVAAIVRDGVLEVPGGDDVFQKGDRVYLIGSPDGVLSAERLFSRTREARRVCIVGGGVVGKSLARELKRSGAKVMLIEKDRETAEAISVELDGIDVVHGDGTHQGLLEEEEVDTYDLFCAVTAMDEVNLMASLLAKRIGCHRTAVTVQRADYVPIYKQLGIDIVLSPRTVASDHILRLSRGGVLHSLTVLENGQAEVVELTVSSHSPAVGRELTKMRDLLPHGALLGAIIHGDRVVIPRGSTKLTAGDRVIVMTKSHARKAVERLFRPRHT
- a CDS encoding cation:proton antiporter, with the protein product MSGHGTHAAPRRHEGRSLRQLLIVVALVVVLVYLHQWAGSAMFGDLDPTAMLALGFVVLGSYTIGALAEVVRLPHITGYLLAGLFFGPSIAHSLLPALASLLGFGAPWPPFDRGVLNENVVHQLKLFDTLAVALIAISAGGELKLNALREGLRAIVGIMLGQYVLVMLVITGFVVAISGVFPSIALPGLTVPTPAAAIGFGILVSAISFATSPSATLAVINETGASGLMSRTVLSSVVLKDVVVIVTFVVGKYVAATMLGAEVEDIGPFLVQHVGGGVGLGIVLGVGSLFYLRVLGKELLLFIVGLVYTATFVAEQLHADKMLMFLMMGFIIGNFSKAGEQLIEKVEQLALPTYVVYFTLAGAGLHLDQLLATLTFALSLVVLRAIAMYLGVRFGGGIGRADPATMRYGWLGFLAQAGVSLTLANQLGGLHGDIGVALGTMVMGGIAVNEVLGPVLFKVAISLAGEGRAAPTEESDDIPHLSVPPPPSSSVHPAPIGSDAPPDDDALRTWPEQERKNPWGKSLHSGSASLDQRVRDLELDLHAIVRDVSSGPLREWRADGEAYLRALRREFLRHHRRMTVRARTSKSENPAEAAAALRSEQAELAERWRGIVLGRGARITQVTWQPEDIVEALDTIVAALPQTLTVPYDPQSFTGRSDETLFQSAQRGLLVTRRAALRVLGQPEPKRELALRDLGRFHLSGTAPDKLQALIALFVQGDRHLANRTRSIFDAIVRGYDQLATQLDQEVQLLEAQRARSARRASESASASPATDAETTPVLPEGTPAEGIPLLGIGGPPSSELTRLSSSPPPPAIDVEARLKLLRADIEEELAIGLEEVRRIAQDGTLRTATALANGLKALKRDTAIYGTYHLPARKRRSSRVFARRLRAIEMLSADIVAHRRASSATYGMLAMELELVGLEARVKDVMLDHSQRLEGELQRRVHQKVERVQQSMADAIHSFHHALATEQAGESLAAQVRLLTEDTERTAAEASRVVLQLHDELRDESKVAPLLDALTVSASALTNRYDVLEGHVGTGEWKLPAALEPVEVAFRDIVQARIDAHIGPELRATTHEIARQVQPLLAALQDLERKLAFNTELATSELDVVADEKIPREVRELLAEMIGGPLERHKSIIDDFVQRSAEWPAEFGARLRDAVKQELRELRSLLADGEFSRARLREFRRETESRKLRHRAEQLPGALQRLRRQFSRSVRVVAGEERFERWRETLGLRGVVRSTALDPKSFAAPAPRADLPVIYRRLFSADTMEAGDVLLGREREIHHAQEILSRRVKGRMRSVALVGIDGVGKAAVSNAIVRTGRFKQVRRVTLSAPSDASVFEEVVRAGSEGQLVVVDGVHWLLSAEPGGFEPLRRFADIVIADGGRHAWLLHADEVFFRYASSVAPLADAFPDRIRLEPLSPEALRGAVMDRSSHSGLGTSFERVEGDSRIEEWLARSASRLRGPMDHYFQELHAASGGLVRDALRLWLASIRGVQNDELVRVGRVPPSAYAALSRLADDVLITLYQIHRQGWMHPRVLAHLFRVDQGAAHAELARLAHLGLLEEQDGQVYRVEVHLRGALARVLIEKGWVR
- a CDS encoding mechanosensitive ion channel — translated: MGDGQAGAPRSGTASAAGAGTSGNGGAETSSPEGRGSGADGEGESGAAPPGAGGAPEPGSVHEASGAANAGGTGTPSVGAPSAGPTAEANSGDAVAPPTNDVADAGVPPEDAALDAGVPFVDASVAEEVAEPLEPDAGPATAPVETTAPPEAGGAAPTTTVVQVPMPFVQASESIDPWAGLREVIPGIPTGGIKPIGLLGLLALLALFSTFIERLRGRLLRDGLLPTLLAVTQVVVRLLALLIALALVIQVVPANIRWVVYFILIASGAALGWSMRDVMPDLIAGVVIVFERRIRRGIWIRSDSFSGAVERVGLRSSWLRDSKGHRVAVPNRLLMQAPVVSDEEGERVQEVVVRLGGADAADIRRALRDAVLASPWTTPESEPQVLRDPVDPDLWQVRGRLLSASFASSFQGQLLERAEAQLAALQARSRRTRETSPGFEESPAGVPTTKHAKLDKAEKSDKADKHDKTDKTDKPKAP